One Gemmatimonadota bacterium DNA window includes the following coding sequences:
- a CDS encoding winged helix-turn-helix transcriptional regulator, which translates to MADNPSITTAELANQLEITAKGIEWQISKLKRMGVLERVGPARGGHWKVVETKDE; encoded by the coding sequence ATCGCTGACAACCCCTCAATCACCACAGCGGAACTGGCGAACCAACTCGAAATCACGGCAAAGGGAATTGAGTGGCAGATCAGTAAGCTGAAAAGAATGGGTGTCCTTGAACGGGTCGGGCCCGCCAGGGGAGGCCATTGGAAAGTAGTGGAGACGAAGGATGAGTAA
- a CDS encoding SDR family NAD(P)-dependent oxidoreductase, which yields MNSPKSEEAVAIVGYSYRMPGGIRTDDDFWRLLSEREIVQEPVTDRYGKGYQPIGEFSGPGRFASPYEGLIREDGEMFFDRSLFGLSHNEMMATDPQVRMLLTCTWETCEWTGWDLHSLRNSPTGVFIGAQIPPVANWRPVHGASQFDVTSISLAMLANRISYHFNLMGQSTTYCTACSASLTALHAAMNALRCGDCEQALVGSVNYLGTARVSASFNALGVISPDGKCHSFDAEANGYMRSEGAFVFAIKPLATAERDGDPIYAVVEATAVNAAGAADGTDGLAQGRYITAPTRHAQIELMRTACARAGHAPQELDYIEAHATGTVVGDRIEGNAIAEAFGGRERAVPLRIASVKSNVGHMEAAAFSCALLKVLLMMQRRTFAPISKNFLVPNPEIDFDSCPMQVQTTCEPFPEHPVVVGINSFGFGGANGHCVVREYQPEQPRIWSMALAPEAGFMIPLSARTSGALEQSALQLRKTLDEQKMNLYTLAGNLSRRRTHFATRTSFAVRSQKELIEALKSFEEDPTPIAMVDEGERRRAMVFSGQGTQWAGCGRALYDADPVFRRVIDAVEEHWREYSDISLREACFSADQEALNEVQLAQPVIFMIQCALVELFKTWGVYPDCVVGHSSGEVAAAYACGVLSLAEATHLVFHRATLQQRTAGSGRMLAIGLDRPGVEELLETLRVPFRPEEGPTQVEIACENAPASTVICGKEAALQPVIEELDRRNLQNGLIPGNIAFHSSAMDPIKDDALSALSFLNDCTFDAEVPLISSVTGVKTERMDNAYWWSNIRQPVRFAAAMETIMRDYQPDVVLEIAPHSALQTTIAQCLESSVSVPACIPTLMRDSDVCLGFNEALGTLFRVGVDLDFAIQYPRPEPIVHLLPGHPREEQAMIDIMCDNEMFVRQGEYSHGPLVGRRVPCDYILFEARLSERDFPYLADHRVHHAAIMPGAGYIELILEAFGGVPVHIEVLEFLQPCPIPKTPVRLQTALHPVLNAPDEFTFTISSRSYDIEAQSELHCRGKVRRVSGDYAVDVPVQLADIDTTRFERSFLADDRDFYERLEAVLSETFQYGPFFRTIQRVRLDLGSEKSFLVEVEMDEELWKTGTEEGYVSCPPLFDGGLQIFLYNLLTAADLFAIPQRAEDLTFLRPPTGPRITCHVTKPDEDWMDANERGQFSVRRGERSGGSISFYDSATGDLIAHIGKYTYFTSNPQWADLPHSKHRISWQPKFLLTGQSLVDRLPDGEIMPAALIAALEQPKCGESYVCHVVEFAGCREPDQTILNQCIDYLSNADAQTEFWIVSDNEDSTRACYDAFQQHDVALRFECMDPDARPELDAGLLRPGAAEIIFLHGNGDAFGLNEWQFLHGLVVAGGLALVCHDEGDVIEPCAGWITVRAGTRTTLLQASYGDASDTMELPGPRWVLGEPDSWAADWESLIDAPEVYSISHETLVNGVLEQWPQAADVQAIDFFCGMDPQDPTGEKVSAQFIDFVQTLVSQRIEQANHPCRLTVVTHRAAFNVEDPRGSALWGAVRSMSIEVDEEAMIDFRLVDLGDPEDLETLAWLAQCDLRERELAVRQRRLWAPRMVSMQERYSRVLAGKDPAYRLTLDNPGQISGLEMKTYEPSALGPGDVEIEVAAAALNFRDVMVTLGLLPALAYERSALGREVGMEGSGVVRRVGSAVRYCRVGDEVAFIQSGCIANRVVVNEHLVFVKPDCLSMEEAASSLSVYVTAYYSLIHLARLRKGQRVLIHSAMGGVGQAAIALAKHVGAEIYTTAGNESKREQLLALGARAAFDSHSHDWYDDLMEATDGEGVDVVLNSLSGRHIELCLEALRPGGWHCEIGKVDIYEDNELGLRVFRKNLRFAAIDVDRLMIDDPLLSREISQTCLELLDQGALPSLPVTLFPYKDYAKALRLMTTGQHQGKLVLTAPQASANSGFTVADVRPLLDPNGTYLVTGGLGGFGLRLLPYLVASGARHITLMDRDPERRRDAEWIRQSSALAYMSDDVEFDILSGDVSVEEDVQRCIAQLKRPLKGVFHLAGILDDRLLVDMTTQSVAEVFAPKAHGALYLHRATRGCDLDHFVLFSSTASTLGNPGQINYSAASAFLDGLAANRRRRGLPALCYNMAAVADAGMAARSLHVLRIMRAAGMPPISSDCAIANLDYAMRSMSDQDHLVTVLFKRPPWTVDFPDYMRIGRFMSHQDAFAVDAAGELTLDNVVAQIAAKVAELCGHDEGGVEEPLSSFGLTSISVAELGTFIQSQFNYRVSALELMTTASCLSLAQGIIHGKENIEDDLVEEDTDDLEDAIRVVQQRVHRAPSVFASAIEDHFPIS from the coding sequence ATGAATTCACCAAAGTCCGAAGAAGCCGTTGCTATTGTGGGGTACAGTTATCGCATGCCGGGTGGAATCCGCACCGATGACGATTTTTGGCGGTTGCTTAGCGAACGCGAGATTGTTCAGGAACCCGTAACCGACCGGTACGGTAAGGGCTACCAACCGATTGGTGAATTTTCTGGGCCAGGGCGCTTTGCCAGTCCCTACGAAGGGCTGATTCGAGAGGATGGGGAGATGTTCTTCGACCGTAGCCTCTTCGGATTGTCTCACAACGAAATGATGGCAACGGATCCGCAGGTCAGGATGTTGTTGACGTGTACCTGGGAGACCTGTGAGTGGACAGGATGGGATCTTCATTCTTTGCGCAACAGCCCCACAGGTGTCTTCATCGGCGCACAGATTCCGCCGGTCGCCAACTGGCGTCCTGTGCATGGTGCCAGTCAGTTTGACGTTACAAGCATCAGTCTGGCTATGCTGGCCAATCGCATTTCCTATCACTTCAATTTGATGGGACAGTCAACCACCTATTGTACGGCCTGCTCCGCCAGTCTGACCGCATTACACGCGGCGATGAACGCACTCCGGTGCGGCGATTGTGAACAAGCCCTCGTCGGGTCCGTCAATTACCTGGGTACAGCCAGGGTGAGTGCTTCCTTCAATGCGCTGGGTGTCATCAGCCCGGACGGCAAGTGCCACTCCTTTGACGCAGAAGCGAATGGATATATGCGTTCGGAAGGGGCGTTTGTATTTGCGATCAAGCCTCTGGCGACGGCCGAAAGAGATGGAGACCCCATCTACGCTGTGGTGGAGGCAACTGCGGTCAATGCGGCCGGTGCAGCTGACGGCACCGATGGCCTGGCGCAGGGGCGCTACATTACCGCACCCACCCGTCATGCACAGATAGAGTTGATGCGTACAGCGTGCGCCCGGGCGGGGCATGCGCCACAGGAATTAGACTATATCGAAGCCCATGCCACCGGCACTGTAGTGGGTGACCGCATTGAAGGAAATGCCATCGCCGAAGCGTTCGGTGGTCGCGAACGAGCGGTGCCGCTACGCATTGCCAGCGTGAAGAGCAATGTGGGGCATATGGAAGCCGCGGCGTTCAGTTGCGCCCTGCTCAAGGTCTTGCTGATGATGCAGCGGCGCACATTCGCGCCGATTTCAAAGAATTTCTTGGTGCCAAATCCCGAGATTGACTTCGATAGCTGTCCCATGCAGGTGCAGACAACCTGTGAACCCTTTCCCGAACACCCCGTGGTGGTCGGCATCAATTCGTTCGGGTTTGGAGGCGCGAATGGGCACTGTGTGGTGCGGGAATACCAGCCCGAGCAACCCCGAATTTGGTCGATGGCGCTGGCTCCTGAGGCTGGCTTTATGATCCCCCTGTCGGCGCGTACGTCTGGGGCGTTAGAACAGAGTGCCCTACAGTTACGGAAAACGCTCGATGAGCAGAAGATGAATCTCTATACGCTGGCGGGAAATCTCAGTCGCCGTCGCACCCATTTTGCCACGCGTACTTCGTTTGCCGTGCGCTCCCAAAAGGAACTGATTGAGGCACTAAAGAGCTTTGAGGAAGATCCAACCCCCATTGCCATGGTCGATGAAGGAGAGCGACGGAGAGCGATGGTGTTTTCCGGACAGGGCACGCAGTGGGCAGGTTGCGGTCGTGCGCTTTACGACGCCGATCCCGTTTTCCGCCGCGTTATTGATGCCGTAGAGGAGCACTGGCGAGAGTACTCGGATATTTCGCTACGCGAGGCTTGCTTCTCGGCTGATCAAGAGGCACTCAATGAGGTCCAGCTTGCCCAGCCCGTCATTTTCATGATCCAGTGCGCGCTGGTGGAATTGTTTAAGACCTGGGGGGTATATCCAGACTGTGTGGTCGGACATAGTTCCGGCGAAGTGGCTGCCGCTTATGCCTGCGGAGTACTTTCGCTGGCAGAGGCGACGCATCTGGTTTTCCATCGCGCCACATTGCAACAGCGCACAGCCGGTTCTGGCCGAATGCTGGCGATCGGTCTCGATCGGCCGGGCGTGGAGGAATTGCTCGAGACGTTGCGCGTTCCCTTTCGGCCCGAGGAAGGACCGACCCAGGTGGAAATCGCCTGTGAGAATGCACCAGCCAGTACCGTCATCTGTGGCAAGGAGGCTGCTTTACAGCCCGTCATAGAAGAATTGGATCGGCGCAACCTGCAGAATGGGCTGATTCCAGGCAATATCGCCTTCCATTCCAGCGCTATGGATCCGATTAAAGACGACGCACTATCGGCTCTGTCCTTCCTGAACGATTGCACTTTCGACGCTGAAGTGCCGTTGATTTCTTCGGTGACGGGTGTGAAAACGGAGCGGATGGACAACGCGTACTGGTGGTCGAATATCCGCCAGCCCGTGCGGTTTGCGGCGGCGATGGAGACTATCATGCGGGACTATCAGCCCGATGTTGTACTGGAAATCGCTCCGCACAGCGCCCTGCAAACCACCATTGCACAGTGCCTGGAAAGTAGTGTTTCAGTGCCGGCCTGTATTCCGACTCTGATGAGAGATAGCGATGTTTGCCTCGGCTTCAATGAGGCTCTAGGTACGCTTTTCAGGGTTGGCGTAGATCTGGATTTTGCCATACAATATCCGCGGCCTGAGCCTATCGTCCACTTGCTGCCCGGTCATCCGAGAGAAGAGCAGGCGATGATCGATATCATGTGCGACAACGAGATGTTTGTTCGACAAGGCGAGTACTCTCATGGCCCGTTGGTCGGGCGCAGAGTTCCATGTGATTACATACTTTTCGAAGCGAGGCTGTCGGAGCGGGACTTTCCCTATCTGGCAGACCACCGCGTCCATCATGCGGCGATCATGCCGGGTGCCGGTTATATTGAATTGATTCTGGAGGCATTCGGGGGTGTTCCGGTTCATATTGAAGTTCTCGAATTTCTCCAGCCCTGTCCCATTCCCAAGACGCCGGTACGGCTACAGACGGCTTTGCATCCAGTCCTCAATGCTCCCGACGAATTTACCTTCACCATCTCCTCCCGATCGTACGATATTGAGGCGCAGAGTGAGTTGCATTGTCGCGGTAAAGTGCGTCGGGTGAGCGGCGACTACGCGGTGGATGTGCCAGTCCAGTTGGCGGATATAGACACGACCCGCTTTGAACGCTCGTTTCTCGCCGATGATAGGGATTTTTATGAACGCCTTGAAGCCGTCCTTAGTGAGACCTTCCAATACGGTCCTTTTTTCAGGACCATTCAGCGTGTTCGCCTGGATCTGGGTTCCGAGAAATCTTTTCTCGTTGAAGTAGAGATGGATGAGGAGTTATGGAAGACAGGAACAGAAGAGGGCTATGTCTCATGTCCGCCCTTGTTCGACGGAGGATTGCAGATATTTTTGTATAATTTGTTGACTGCCGCCGATCTTTTTGCCATACCGCAGCGAGCCGAAGACCTCACGTTTCTTCGTCCGCCGACCGGACCCAGAATCACCTGTCATGTGACTAAGCCCGATGAAGATTGGATGGATGCGAATGAAAGGGGGCAGTTTTCTGTTCGACGCGGCGAAAGATCTGGGGGTAGCATCAGTTTCTACGATAGCGCAACTGGGGACCTTATTGCCCACATCGGTAAGTACACATATTTCACGTCCAATCCTCAGTGGGCCGACTTGCCCCACAGTAAGCATAGGATCTCCTGGCAGCCCAAGTTCTTACTTACTGGGCAATCGCTTGTTGACAGATTGCCCGATGGAGAGATCATGCCTGCTGCGTTGATTGCTGCTCTCGAGCAGCCGAAATGCGGCGAAAGCTACGTTTGCCATGTCGTCGAGTTTGCGGGTTGTCGAGAGCCAGATCAGACCATTCTCAATCAGTGTATTGACTATCTCTCGAATGCGGACGCACAGACCGAGTTCTGGATCGTCAGCGATAATGAAGATAGTACCCGTGCCTGCTACGACGCCTTCCAGCAACACGATGTTGCGCTGCGTTTCGAGTGCATGGATCCGGATGCTCGGCCAGAACTGGATGCCGGTCTGCTGCGCCCGGGCGCAGCAGAGATAATTTTCCTGCATGGGAATGGCGATGCTTTCGGACTCAATGAGTGGCAATTTCTGCACGGACTGGTAGTAGCCGGGGGGCTGGCACTGGTCTGTCACGACGAGGGCGATGTCATTGAGCCGTGTGCCGGGTGGATCACGGTTCGCGCAGGCACGCGTACGACCCTGCTGCAGGCGTCCTACGGGGATGCCTCCGACACCATGGAACTTCCGGGACCTCGGTGGGTGTTGGGCGAGCCGGATAGTTGGGCGGCGGACTGGGAGTCCTTGATTGATGCGCCCGAGGTGTACTCGATTTCCCATGAGACTCTTGTCAACGGTGTGCTTGAGCAGTGGCCACAGGCCGCGGATGTGCAGGCGATCGACTTTTTTTGCGGGATGGACCCACAGGATCCGACGGGCGAAAAAGTGTCGGCGCAATTCATCGATTTTGTCCAGACTCTGGTTTCTCAAAGGATTGAGCAGGCGAATCATCCGTGCCGCTTGACCGTGGTTACGCATAGGGCCGCTTTCAATGTAGAAGACCCGCGCGGGAGTGCGCTGTGGGGTGCTGTTCGGAGCATGTCTATCGAAGTTGACGAAGAGGCCATGATCGATTTTCGTCTGGTAGATCTGGGCGATCCCGAAGATCTGGAGACGTTGGCCTGGCTTGCTCAGTGCGATTTGCGCGAGCGCGAACTGGCAGTGCGGCAGCGGCGCTTGTGGGCACCGCGGATGGTCAGTATGCAAGAGCGATATTCGCGGGTGCTTGCCGGTAAGGATCCGGCTTACCGGCTCACTCTGGATAATCCCGGGCAGATTTCCGGTCTGGAAATGAAGACTTATGAGCCTTCTGCGCTGGGGCCAGGAGATGTGGAAATCGAGGTGGCGGCGGCAGCTCTCAACTTCCGGGACGTCATGGTCACGCTGGGGCTCCTGCCCGCGTTGGCCTACGAGCGCTCGGCTCTCGGACGCGAAGTCGGCATGGAGGGTAGCGGGGTCGTCCGCCGCGTTGGCTCGGCCGTCCGCTATTGTCGCGTCGGCGACGAAGTGGCATTTATACAGAGTGGTTGTATTGCCAATCGCGTGGTGGTCAATGAACATCTCGTTTTTGTCAAGCCCGATTGCCTGAGTATGGAAGAGGCTGCATCGTCATTGTCCGTCTATGTCACCGCGTATTATTCTCTGATTCATCTGGCTCGCTTGCGGAAGGGTCAGCGCGTTCTCATTCATTCGGCTATGGGCGGCGTGGGGCAGGCTGCTATCGCTCTGGCCAAACATGTGGGCGCAGAGATTTACACTACTGCTGGCAACGAGAGCAAGCGCGAGCAATTGTTGGCATTGGGCGCACGAGCGGCTTTTGATTCACACAGTCACGATTGGTACGACGACTTGATGGAGGCGACCGATGGTGAGGGTGTCGATGTCGTGTTGAATTCTCTATCTGGCCGCCACATTGAATTATGTCTGGAGGCCCTGCGTCCGGGGGGCTGGCACTGCGAGATCGGCAAGGTCGATATATACGAGGACAACGAACTCGGCCTGCGTGTTTTCCGAAAGAATCTGCGCTTCGCGGCCATTGATGTCGATCGCCTGATGATCGACGATCCGCTCCTTTCGCGCGAAATCTCTCAGACTTGTCTGGAATTGCTGGATCAAGGCGCCTTGCCGTCGTTGCCGGTCACTCTCTTTCCTTACAAGGACTACGCCAAAGCTCTGCGCTTGATGACGACCGGCCAGCATCAGGGGAAACTGGTGCTGACGGCTCCGCAGGCTTCTGCCAATTCCGGATTCACGGTTGCCGATGTGCGGCCACTGCTCGATCCCAATGGGACCTATCTGGTGACTGGCGGCCTGGGTGGCTTTGGACTGCGATTGTTGCCTTATCTGGTGGCTTCAGGTGCGCGCCATATCACGCTGATGGACCGCGATCCCGAGCGCCGCCGGGATGCCGAGTGGATCCGTCAGTCGAGTGCTCTGGCCTATATGAGTGACGATGTCGAGTTTGATATCCTATCAGGTGATGTGTCGGTGGAGGAGGATGTTCAACGCTGTATCGCTCAATTAAAGAGACCGCTAAAAGGCGTATTTCATCTCGCGGGTATATTGGATGATCGCCTGCTCGTCGATATGACCACCCAATCTGTGGCGGAAGTATTCGCGCCTAAGGCTCACGGTGCTCTCTATCTCCATCGGGCCACCAGAGGTTGTGACCTCGATCACTTTGTGTTATTTTCTTCTACTGCTTCGACACTGGGTAATCCCGGACAGATTAACTATAGTGCTGCCAGTGCTTTTTTGGATGGTTTGGCAGCCAACCGTCGCCGGCGTGGGCTGCCCGCTTTGTGTTACAATATGGCCGCTGTCGCCGACGCTGGTATGGCCGCGCGCAGCCTCCATGTGTTGCGCATTATGAGGGCCGCCGGCATGCCTCCAATCAGCAGCGATTGCGCTATTGCCAACCTCGATTACGCAATGCGTTCGATGTCTGACCAGGACCACCTGGTCACGGTCTTGTTCAAACGCCCCCCATGGACGGTAGATTTCCCGGATTACATGCGTATTGGGCGGTTTATGAGCCATCAGGATGCATTTGCTGTAGATGCTGCGGGCGAATTGACGCTTGATAATGTCGTGGCGCAAATCGCCGCCAAGGTCGCCGAGTTATGCGGTCATGACGAGGGCGGCGTGGAGGAACCATTGTCCAGTTTTGGGCTTACTTCGATTTCAGTCGCCGAACTTGGGACTTTTATTCAGTCTCAGTTCAACTACCGAGTGAGTGCACTTGAACTGATGACTACTGCCTCATGTCTGTCGCTGGCACAGGGTATCATCCATGGAAAAGAAAATATTGAGGATGACCTGGTCGAGGAGGACACGGACGACCTCGAGGATGCTATCCGCGTTGTTCAACAACGCGTCCATCGTGCGCCGTCGGTTTTTGCAAGCGCGATTGAGGACCATTTTCCGATAAGTTAA
- a CDS encoding Zn-dependent alcohol dehydrogenase translates to MKAAILHKPHTRVSVEDVDIESPHEGEVLLDIVGAGVCHSDYHYVDGHVKPRGLPLVMGHEGAGVVRKVGPGVTSVQVGDKIVLSLDAMCGYCRNCSEGSPALCETHQGGLPSRISKNGTVYHHGRPTYTEQSVVAADACVKVPDDTDLRVACLISCGVITGIGAVVNRAKVEAGATMAVFGCGGVGLNVIQGGVLASAGKIIAVDNVPYKLELAEQFGATHFVNADREDPVQRIMEITGGGADYAFEVVGFPALVKQAFASVRMTGTAIVVGVQPTGEDISVDGTDLLRDRAIMGSWHGAARARVDFLWILDLYRQGKIKLDELISRFRPLDEINEAFEDMVQGKVARTVLVFD, encoded by the coding sequence ATGAAAGCAGCTATTCTCCACAAACCCCACACCCGTGTTTCTGTAGAAGATGTGGATATTGAATCTCCGCATGAGGGAGAAGTGCTTCTCGATATTGTCGGCGCGGGCGTTTGTCACAGCGATTATCACTATGTGGATGGGCATGTAAAGCCTCGCGGTCTTCCTCTGGTTATGGGGCACGAGGGCGCGGGGGTTGTTAGAAAGGTCGGTCCCGGCGTGACCAGTGTTCAGGTTGGGGACAAGATTGTTCTTTCTCTCGATGCGATGTGTGGCTATTGCCGGAATTGCAGCGAGGGCAGCCCGGCGCTTTGTGAAACCCATCAAGGGGGTTTGCCGAGTCGGATTTCCAAAAATGGGACGGTTTATCACCACGGACGGCCCACATATACCGAGCAGTCGGTTGTGGCGGCGGATGCGTGTGTGAAGGTGCCGGATGATACAGATCTTCGGGTAGCGTGTCTGATTAGTTGCGGGGTGATTACGGGTATCGGCGCTGTGGTGAATCGCGCGAAGGTCGAAGCGGGCGCGACTATGGCTGTGTTCGGCTGTGGGGGCGTCGGTCTCAATGTTATTCAGGGGGGTGTTCTCGCTTCGGCAGGGAAGATTATCGCGGTGGATAATGTGCCGTATAAACTGGAGTTGGCGGAGCAGTTTGGGGCGACGCATTTTGTGAATGCGGATAGGGAAGATCCGGTTCAGAGAATTATGGAGATTACGGGTGGTGGAGCGGATTACGCGTTTGAGGTCGTCGGGTTTCCCGCGCTGGTGAAGCAGGCGTTCGCGTCGGTTCGGATGACTGGAACTGCTATTGTGGTGGGGGTACAGCCGACTGGGGAGGATATATCTGTCGATGGTACAGATCTTTTGCGCGATCGCGCGATTATGGGTTCGTGGCACGGCGCTGCCCGCGCCCGCGTTGATTTTTTGTGGATTCTGGATCTCTATCGGCAGGGGAAGATTAAATTGGATGAGTTGATCTCGCGCTTTCGCCCGCTGGATGAGATCAATGAGGCGTTCGAGGATATGGTTCAGGGGAAAGTGGCGAGGACAGTGCTGGTGTTTGATTGA
- a CDS encoding STAS domain-containing protein: MNIDIKWERKEGVLIAMPTGSIDSISAPELQRVLESGIDPEEQALILDCEQVSFISSAGIRIFLIFAREFKASGKQFGVCALSDPIRKVMALGRFDQLVAVYDSQKEALNAFKSS; this comes from the coding sequence GTGAATATAGATATTAAGTGGGAGCGGAAAGAGGGGGTCTTGATTGCAATGCCCACCGGTTCTATCGACAGTATCAGTGCTCCTGAACTGCAGAGAGTCCTGGAATCTGGTATTGATCCTGAAGAGCAGGCATTGATCCTGGACTGTGAACAGGTATCCTTTATCAGCAGTGCGGGGATTAGGATTTTTCTGATCTTTGCCAGGGAATTTAAGGCATCGGGCAAGCAATTTGGAGTTTGCGCCCTATCTGATCCAATTCGCAAGGTTATGGCGCTCGGGCGTTTTGATCAGTTGGTCGCTGTCTATGACTCTCAGAAAGAGGCTCTTAACGCATTCAAGAGCAGTTGA
- a CDS encoding STAS domain-containing protein, with translation MADVKWERKDGVLIAVLSGRIDSSNAGELQSALESGIDPGERALILDFEHVSFISSAGLRVCLVIARKFNEPGKEFGICTPSDPIRDVVAISGFDQIIAIYDSQAAAIDACK, from the coding sequence ATGGCAGATGTTAAGTGGGAGCGAAAAGACGGGGTCTTGATTGCAGTGCTCAGCGGCCGTATCGACAGTAGCAATGCTGGTGAATTGCAGAGTGCCCTGGAATCTGGGATTGATCCGGGAGAGCGGGCATTGATCCTGGACTTTGAGCATGTGTCCTTTATTAGTAGTGCAGGGCTTCGAGTCTGTCTGGTCATCGCCAGGAAATTTAACGAACCGGGCAAGGAATTTGGAATTTGTACACCCTCTGATCCAATCAGGGATGTTGTCGCGATTAGCGGTTTTGATCAGATTATCGCGATTTACGATTCTCAGGCCGCGGCAATCGACGCATGCAAATGA
- a CDS encoding DUF4062 domain-containing protein produces MTPLRIFISSVQTEFAQERAALRDYLRGDPLMRRFFEVFLFEEVPASDRRPDALYLDEVERCDLYVGLFGSDYGTEDAEGLSPTEREFDRATTLGVHRLIFVKGTENHVRHPKMEALIGKAQAGLIRKRFNTQAELVTGLYAALVEYLEVKELIRWGPFDAAPCAKAVLEDLDFERIIRFIRTARIARQFPLAEDTSSEELLEHLKLLNDGRLTNAAVLLFGKTPQRHLISSEVRCAHFHGTEVAKPIPSYQVYKGTVFDLVDQAVDFVLSKINRSIGTRKESARAPRTYEIPEEVVTEAIVNAVAHRDYTDNGSVQVMLFADRLEVWNPGRLPPPLTLEKLRVAHTSVPGNPLLAESMYLAEYIERMGTGTLDMIRRCVKAGLPEPEFAVPQGFVTTVWRAKLAEQAGVQVGGQVGGQVGGQVGPRTGVQAALSLKEAAMLQACAQGAVPSEVLLTAAGYSNRTSSFRKWLDRLLHGGLLERTVPDKPRSSLQKYQLTDKGRAALSGLKTRDT; encoded by the coding sequence ATGACCCCACTCCGTATTTTCATTAGCAGCGTACAAACAGAGTTCGCACAAGAGCGAGCGGCGTTGCGCGATTATCTGCGCGGAGATCCGCTGATGCGGCGGTTCTTTGAGGTGTTCTTGTTCGAGGAGGTGCCAGCCTCGGATCGACGGCCCGATGCGCTCTATCTGGATGAAGTGGAACGGTGCGATCTCTATGTGGGGTTATTTGGAAGTGACTATGGGACCGAGGATGCGGAAGGATTGTCGCCCACGGAACGAGAGTTTGACCGCGCAACTACTCTGGGTGTACATCGTCTGATCTTTGTGAAGGGAACAGAGAACCATGTCCGGCATCCAAAGATGGAGGCATTGATCGGTAAGGCGCAAGCAGGGCTAATTCGGAAACGATTCAATACTCAGGCAGAGTTGGTAACCGGGCTGTATGCGGCGTTGGTAGAGTATTTGGAAGTCAAAGAATTGATCCGCTGGGGACCATTCGATGCGGCGCCTTGCGCGAAGGCGGTGCTGGAAGACCTCGACTTTGAGCGAATCATTCGATTCATTCGCACTGCGCGCATAGCCAGGCAGTTTCCGCTGGCGGAAGACACATCTTCCGAGGAGTTGTTGGAGCATCTGAAACTGTTGAACGACGGACGGTTGACGAATGCAGCGGTGTTGTTGTTCGGAAAGACGCCTCAGCGGCATCTCATTTCTTCCGAAGTCAGATGTGCCCACTTTCACGGGACAGAGGTCGCTAAACCGATTCCGTCCTATCAGGTCTATAAGGGCACGGTATTCGATCTGGTTGATCAGGCGGTAGATTTTGTGTTGAGCAAGATCAATCGGTCAATAGGCACACGGAAGGAGAGTGCTCGCGCTCCCCGTACCTATGAAATTCCGGAAGAAGTTGTGACAGAAGCCATTGTCAACGCAGTGGCGCACCGCGACTATACAGATAATGGAAGCGTGCAGGTCATGCTTTTTGCGGATCGGTTGGAGGTCTGGAATCCCGGTAGGCTACCGCCGCCACTGACACTGGAGAAGTTGCGGGTCGCACACACGTCGGTACCCGGCAATCCTCTGCTGGCAGAATCTATGTACCTTGCCGAGTACATTGAACGGATGGGAACCGGAACGCTGGATATGATCCGTCGCTGTGTGAAGGCGGGTTTGCCAGAACCGGAGTTCGCTGTTCCCCAGGGATTTGTAACAACGGTTTGGCGAGCAAAACTTGCAGAGCAAGCAGGGGTGCAAGTAGGGGGCCAAGTAGGGGGCCAAGTAGGGGGCCAAGTAGGGCCTCGAACTGGGGTTCAAGCTGCATTGTCACTCAAAGAGGCCGCTATGCTGCAGGCGTGCGCCCAAGGTGCAGTTCCGAGTGAAGTATTGCTGACTGCCGCAGGTTATTCGAACCGAACGAGCAGCTTCAGAAAGTGGCTTGACCGACTCCTGCATGGAGGATTACTGGAAAGGACTGTCCCTGACAAACCGCGTAGCTCATTGCAGAAATACCAATTAACGGACAAGGGACGGGCTGCTCTTTCAGGTCTGAAGACAAGGGATACATAG